In the Puntigrus tetrazona isolate hp1 chromosome 9, ASM1883169v1, whole genome shotgun sequence genome, one interval contains:
- the cd247l gene encoding CD247 antigen like: MHHTPQVKKISCDPGHNPNEPVYTDLDLPQMSSDYQQLDRPIRRREPETHYQELRAHTSDEYQEIRTKPRKGKNKSNEGRAGRNRNAAEAVEMETFPTDALHN; the protein is encoded by the exons ATGCACCATACGCCCCAagtgaaaaaaat ATCCTGCGACCCCGGCCATAACCCCAATGAGCCTGTATATACA GACTTGGATCTGCCTCAGATGAGTTCCGATTATCAGCAACTGGATAGACCG ATAAGAAGACGAGAGCCAGAGACACATTATCAG GAATTGAGAGCACATACAAGCGATGAATACCAGGAAATAAGAACTAAA CCTCGCAAAGGCAAGAACAAATCTAATGAG GGTCGAGCAGGGAGAAACAGGAATGCAGCCGAGGCTGTGGAGATGGAAACATTTCCCACTGATGCATTACACAATTAA